The genomic region CCTGGCCTATCCCATCTTTATGACCGTCATCGGCGCAGGTGTGATGACCTTTCTGCTCACTTTTGTTATCCCCACTGTGACCCAGGTCTTTCAGGAGATGGGCCGTACCCTGCCTCTGCCTACCAGAATTCTAATGGCCACCTGTAATCTGATCAGGGGGTACTGGTGGGGGATAATCGTGGGGCTCATCCTCCTCATTTGGGGAGTAAGGAAGTACCTCCAGTCCCCCAAAGGGGCCCTGCGCTGGGATAGGATCAAGTTGCGTCTGCCCCTCTTCGGGGGGATCATCATGCGGGGGGCGGTGGCCAGGTTCGCCAGGACCTTGGGGACATTGTTACAGGGTGGCCTCCCCATTTTGAATGCTTTGGAGATCGTCAAGACCGTAGTAAAAAACCAGCTCCTGGCCCAGGCCATCGAGGAGACGAAATTAGAGGTGAGGGAAGGTGAAAGTATCGCCCCTCCCCTGAAGCGAAGCGGTCTTTTCCCCTCCATCGTTACCCACATGATCGCCACTGGTGAGGCGAGCGGAGATCTGGAGGGGATGCTCATCAAGGTGGCCGATGCCTACGAGGCCGAGGTGGAGACCAAGGTGAGCGCCCTTACTTCTATT from Deltaproteobacteria bacterium harbors:
- the gspF gene encoding type II secretion system inner membrane protein GspF produces the protein MPVYEYRGLSAEGKKVKGIIDAPTPRVARTKLRAMEIFPVDLREEIQRPRVAEEPLTRFFQRARPQDVALITRQLATLLEAGTPLVPSLDAIIEQTDNHALKKLIAQVREQIKEGRSFADALEKHRKVFSDLYVNMIRAGEESGALEGVLLRLADFTENQLRLRNRIRAALAYPIFMTVIGAGVMTFLLTFVIPTVTQVFQEMGRTLPLPTRILMATCNLIRGYWWGIIVGLILLIWGVRKYLQSPKGALRWDRIKLRLPLFGGIIMRGAVARFARTLGTLLQGGLPILNALEIVKTVVKNQLLAQAIEETKLEVREGESIAPPLKRSGLFPSIVTHMIATGEASGDLEGMLIKVADAYEAEVETKVSALTSILEPVIILAMGLVVGFIVISILLPIFEMNQLVR